In a genomic window of Sporosarcina trichiuri:
- the mobB gene encoding molybdopterin-guanine dinucleotide biosynthesis protein B: MKTLHIAGYKNSGKTTLLERWIGIAKQAGRSVAVLKHHGHGGPVELPTVLTDTTRFFRKGADASLAAGGGTCQLLLNSEPDFETLKQLAAQGKPDILLIEGYKEETGDKVILVREPEDWETLQHLDGIRLIVGPLTSLSAEIIPSREDTAQLDSWFARWLAKEELDETV; encoded by the coding sequence GTGAAGACCCTCCATATAGCCGGTTATAAGAACAGCGGCAAGACAACGCTGCTGGAACGCTGGATCGGCATTGCCAAGCAGGCAGGACGATCGGTCGCCGTGCTGAAGCATCACGGCCACGGAGGACCGGTCGAACTGCCGACGGTACTGACGGACACGACTCGTTTTTTCCGCAAGGGCGCGGATGCATCCCTTGCGGCAGGCGGCGGCACGTGCCAGCTGCTGCTGAACAGTGAGCCGGACTTTGAAACCTTGAAACAACTCGCGGCACAAGGAAAGCCGGATATTCTTCTCATCGAAGGGTATAAGGAAGAGACCGGTGACAAAGTCATCCTGGTCCGGGAGCCGGAAGATTGGGAGACCCTGCAGCATCTGGACGGGATCCGGCTCATTGTCGGACCGCTCACTTCACTGTCTGCGGAAATCATCCCATCCCGGGAGGATACGGCGCAGCTCGACAGCTGGTTTGCCCGCTGGCTTGCAAAGGAGGAATTGGATGAAACCGTTTGA